In the genome of Coturnix japonica isolate 7356 chromosome Z, Coturnix japonica 2.1, whole genome shotgun sequence, one region contains:
- the DHFR gene encoding dihydrofolate reductase isoform X1, with translation MVRSLNSIVAVCQNMGIGKDGNLPWPPLRNEYKYFQRMTSTSHVEGKQNALIMGKKTWFSIPEKNRPLKDRINIVLSRELKEAPKGAHYLSKSLDDALALLDTPELKDKVDMVWIVGGTSVYKAAMEKPIDHRLFVTRILHEFESDTFFPEIDYKDFKLLTEYPGVPADIQEENGIRYKFEVYQKSVLAQ, from the exons ATGGTGCGCTCGCTGAACTCCATCGTGGCCGTGTGTCAGAACATGGGCATCGGGAAGGACGGCAACCTGCCCTGGCCCCCGCTGAG GAATGAATACAAGTACTTCCAGAGAATGACCAGCACCTCCCATGTGGAAG GTAAACAGAATGCACTGATAATGGGTAAAAAAACCTGGTTCTCCATTCCTGAGAAGAATCGTCCCTTGAAAGACAGAATTAATATAGTGCTCAGCAGGGAGCTCAA ggaaGCTCCAAAAGGAGCACATTATCTTTCTAAAAGCCTGGATGATGCCTTAGCTCTTTTGGACACACCGGAATTAAAAGATAAAGTAGACATGGTTTGGATTGTTGGAGGCACTTCAGTTTATAAG GCAGCAATGGAGAAGCCCATTGATCATCGACTGTTTGTGACACGAATTTTGCATGAATTTGAAAGCGACACATTTTTTCCAGAAATTGACTACAAAGACTTCAAACTTCTCACAGA ATACCCAGGTGTCCCTGCTGATATTCAGGAAGAGAATGGCATCCGGTACAAATTCGAAGTGTATCAAAAATCTGTCTTGGCACAATAA
- the DHFR gene encoding dihydrofolate reductase isoform X3, with protein MVRSLNSIVAVCQNMGIGKDGNLPWPPLRNEYKYFQRMTSTSHVEGKQNALIMGKKTWFSIPEKNRPLKDRINIVLSRELKEAPKGAHYLSKSLDDALALLDTPELKDKVDMVWIVGGTSVYKFSARKVAAREQEGPAPLRSTGCWHPETVSWTAQHSFISKRAHSGQADL; from the exons ATGGTGCGCTCGCTGAACTCCATCGTGGCCGTGTGTCAGAACATGGGCATCGGGAAGGACGGCAACCTGCCCTGGCCCCCGCTGAG GAATGAATACAAGTACTTCCAGAGAATGACCAGCACCTCCCATGTGGAAG GTAAACAGAATGCACTGATAATGGGTAAAAAAACCTGGTTCTCCATTCCTGAGAAGAATCGTCCCTTGAAAGACAGAATTAATATAGTGCTCAGCAGGGAGCTCAA ggaaGCTCCAAAAGGAGCACATTATCTTTCTAAAAGCCTGGATGATGCCTTAGCTCTTTTGGACACACCGGAATTAAAAGATAAAGTAGACATGGTTTGGATTGTTGGAGGCACTTCAGTTTATAAG TTTTCTGCCAGGAAAGTTGCTGCCAGGGAACAGGAAGGACCAGCCCCACTCAGAAGCACAGGATGTTGGCACCCAGAGACAGTATCctggacagcacagcacagcttcatcAGCAAAAGGGCTCACAGTGGTCAGGCAGATctttag
- the DHFR gene encoding dihydrofolate reductase isoform X2, producing MVRSLNSIVAVCQNMGIGKDGNLPWPPLRNEYKYFQRMTSTSHVEGKQNALIMGKKTWFSIPEKNRPLKDRINIVLSRELKEAPKGAHYLSKSLDDALALLDTPELKDKVDMVWIVGGTSVYKESCCQGTGRTSPTQKHRMLAPRDSILDSTAQLHQQKGSQWSGRSLENSKGL from the exons ATGGTGCGCTCGCTGAACTCCATCGTGGCCGTGTGTCAGAACATGGGCATCGGGAAGGACGGCAACCTGCCCTGGCCCCCGCTGAG GAATGAATACAAGTACTTCCAGAGAATGACCAGCACCTCCCATGTGGAAG GTAAACAGAATGCACTGATAATGGGTAAAAAAACCTGGTTCTCCATTCCTGAGAAGAATCGTCCCTTGAAAGACAGAATTAATATAGTGCTCAGCAGGGAGCTCAA ggaaGCTCCAAAAGGAGCACATTATCTTTCTAAAAGCCTGGATGATGCCTTAGCTCTTTTGGACACACCGGAATTAAAAGATAAAGTAGACATGGTTTGGATTGTTGGAGGCACTTCAGTTTATAAG GAAAGTTGCTGCCAGGGAACAGGAAGGACCAGCCCCACTCAGAAGCACAGGATGTTGGCACCCAGAGACAGTATCctggacagcacagcacagcttcatcAGCAAAAGGGCTCACAGTGGTCAGGCAGATctttagaaaacagcaaaggCCTATGA
- the DHFR gene encoding dihydrofolate reductase isoform X4, which produces MGKKTWFSIPEKNRPLKDRINIVLSRELKEAPKGAHYLSKSLDDALALLDTPELKDKVDMVWIVGGTSVYKAAMEKPIDHRLFVTRILHEFESDTFFPEIDYKDFKLLTEYPGVPADIQEENGIRYKFEVYQKSVLAQ; this is translated from the exons ATGGGTAAAAAAACCTGGTTCTCCATTCCTGAGAAGAATCGTCCCTTGAAAGACAGAATTAATATAGTGCTCAGCAGGGAGCTCAA ggaaGCTCCAAAAGGAGCACATTATCTTTCTAAAAGCCTGGATGATGCCTTAGCTCTTTTGGACACACCGGAATTAAAAGATAAAGTAGACATGGTTTGGATTGTTGGAGGCACTTCAGTTTATAAG GCAGCAATGGAGAAGCCCATTGATCATCGACTGTTTGTGACACGAATTTTGCATGAATTTGAAAGCGACACATTTTTTCCAGAAATTGACTACAAAGACTTCAAACTTCTCACAGA ATACCCAGGTGTCCCTGCTGATATTCAGGAAGAGAATGGCATCCGGTACAAATTCGAAGTGTATCAAAAATCTGTCTTGGCACAATAA